A single region of the Pseudalkalibacillus berkeleyi genome encodes:
- a CDS encoding PolC-type DNA polymerase III has product MDDIEVRKQRLSLLLDQVGFPEEKKSLFDEGYLQKLSIKKEQKRWLFHINLKKPLPYNEYQLFITMLKKAFHAIADAQCIIHCEQKDVSGDLFNDYWGLCIEEMQAQSLPVLDILSAKKPEINGNKVTVKVSNDAQAMLFTRKIAPSLGIAFEKYGFPPFLFEAKVEQNEEDYQRFLEQREQEDKTKVMAALMEKEKAEKKLENGVRDEKLKIGYGIKDEPVQIQSIIDEERKITLQGYVFDAETRELRSGRTLLTFKITDYTDSILIKMFSRDKEDVPKLQALKKGMWVKVRGGIQNDTFVRDLVMIANDVEELQPQLRTDDAPEDEKRVELHLHTPMSQMDAVSSTGSLVEQAAKWGHPAVAITDHGVVQSYPEAYSAGKKHGIKILYGIEANLVDDGVPIAYNDQDRLLEDETYIVFDVETTGLSAVYNKIIELAAVKIKGGEIIDRFEAFANPHHPLSATTIDLTGITDDMVENAPEIEDVLKDFNSFIGDGILVAHNASFDMGFLNVGFRKAGIGEAVNPVIDTLELGRFLYPEFKNHRLNTLCKKFDIDLTQHHRAIYDAEATGYLLLKMLKDSLEKGITNHNEFNDHMGETGFERTRPSHCILLAQNQAGLKNIYKLVTESHLNYFYRTPRIPRSKLKKHRDGILIGSGCDKGEVFEGMMQKSPEEVEEIAKFYDYLEVQPLGNYAHLIERELVQNELALKEIVTNIVKLGEKLDKPVVATGNVHYLNETDKIYRKILIGSQGNANPLNRQKHPNVHFRTTNEMLAEFDFLGEDVAKQIVVKSPQQIANQIEVVKPIPDDLYTPKIEGADDEVRNMSYDMARSIYGDDLPQLVEDRLEKELKSIIGHGFAVIYLISHKLVKKSLNDGYLVGSRGSVGSSFVATMTEITEVNPLPPHYVCPTCKESIFFDDGSVGSGFDLPDKECEKCGVEYTKDGHDIPFETFLGFKGDKVPDIDLNFSGEYQPRAHNYTKELFGEDYVYRAGTIGTVAEKTAYGFVKGYASDYDLHYRSAEIDRLVSGCTGVKRTTGQHPGGIIVVPDYMDIFDFCPIQFPADDKKSEWKTTHFDFHSIHDNLLKLDILGHDDPTVIRMLQDLSGIDPKTIPTDDTEVMKLFSGTESLGVSEEQILCKTGTYGIPEFGTRFVRQMLEDTKPSTFSELVQISGLSHGTDVWLNNANELIANGTCVLKDVIGCRDDIMVYLIYKGLEPSLAFKIMEFVRKGKGLQDEWIDEMKKHNVPDWYIESCKKIKYMFPKAHAAAYVLMAVRIAYFKVHHPILFYAAYFTVRADDFDLESMVRGSTSIKNRIDEINQKGLDASPKEKSLMTVLELALEMCERGFGFNKVDLYRSSASEFIVDGDQLIPPFNAIPGLGTNAAINIVKARENGEFLSKEDLQQRSKISKTVLQYLDDQGCLEGLPDANQLSLF; this is encoded by the coding sequence ATGGATGATATTGAAGTACGGAAACAACGGCTTTCTTTATTGCTTGATCAAGTTGGCTTCCCAGAAGAGAAAAAGTCCCTCTTTGATGAGGGCTATCTTCAGAAGCTATCGATCAAAAAAGAACAAAAACGTTGGTTATTCCATATTAACTTAAAGAAACCCCTACCTTATAATGAATATCAGCTCTTTATCACAATGCTAAAAAAAGCTTTTCATGCGATTGCGGATGCGCAGTGTATCATACACTGTGAACAAAAAGACGTCTCTGGTGATCTCTTTAATGATTACTGGGGATTATGTATAGAGGAAATGCAGGCTCAATCTCTGCCTGTTCTTGATATATTAAGTGCGAAGAAACCTGAAATTAACGGAAACAAGGTGACTGTAAAGGTATCCAATGATGCGCAGGCCATGCTCTTCACTCGGAAAATTGCACCATCTTTAGGCATCGCCTTTGAGAAGTATGGCTTTCCTCCTTTCCTGTTTGAAGCAAAGGTCGAACAAAATGAAGAGGATTATCAAAGGTTTCTAGAACAAAGGGAACAAGAAGATAAAACAAAAGTAATGGCTGCTTTAATGGAAAAGGAAAAAGCAGAGAAAAAGCTCGAAAACGGGGTTCGTGATGAGAAGCTCAAAATTGGATACGGCATTAAGGATGAGCCCGTCCAAATACAGTCAATCATTGATGAAGAAAGAAAAATTACGCTACAGGGTTATGTGTTTGATGCAGAAACGAGGGAGCTGAGAAGTGGAAGAACACTCCTTACCTTCAAAATTACAGACTATACAGATTCAATCCTTATCAAGATGTTTTCACGTGATAAAGAAGATGTTCCTAAGTTACAGGCTTTAAAGAAAGGCATGTGGGTTAAAGTTCGTGGTGGCATACAAAATGATACGTTTGTACGTGACCTTGTCATGATCGCAAATGATGTAGAAGAGCTGCAACCACAATTACGAACAGATGATGCTCCTGAAGATGAGAAGAGAGTAGAGCTGCACCTCCACACACCTATGAGTCAAATGGATGCAGTTTCTTCAACAGGTTCACTCGTAGAACAAGCTGCAAAGTGGGGACATCCTGCAGTTGCAATTACCGACCATGGAGTTGTTCAGTCCTATCCTGAAGCCTATTCTGCAGGTAAGAAACATGGGATTAAAATACTTTACGGCATTGAAGCTAATTTGGTCGATGATGGTGTTCCAATTGCTTATAACGATCAAGACCGGCTTTTAGAGGATGAAACATATATCGTTTTTGACGTAGAGACTACAGGATTATCTGCTGTCTATAACAAAATAATCGAACTCGCTGCGGTCAAAATAAAAGGCGGGGAGATCATTGACCGGTTCGAAGCCTTTGCAAACCCGCATCATCCATTATCTGCTACCACAATTGATTTGACTGGGATCACAGATGATATGGTGGAGAATGCTCCTGAAATTGAAGACGTCTTAAAAGACTTTAACTCTTTTATTGGTGATGGCATCCTAGTTGCACATAATGCCAGTTTTGACATGGGCTTTCTAAACGTTGGATTTCGAAAGGCTGGAATTGGTGAGGCCGTTAATCCAGTAATTGACACACTTGAATTGGGTCGTTTTTTATATCCAGAATTCAAAAATCACCGACTTAACACTTTGTGTAAGAAATTTGATATTGATTTAACTCAGCATCATAGAGCGATTTATGATGCCGAGGCAACAGGATATTTGTTATTAAAAATGCTTAAAGATAGTTTAGAAAAAGGGATCACCAACCATAACGAATTTAATGATCATATGGGTGAAACTGGATTTGAACGAACGAGACCTTCACACTGTATCTTATTGGCACAAAATCAAGCAGGGTTAAAAAACATTTATAAACTTGTTACAGAGTCACATTTGAATTACTTCTATCGAACGCCGCGAATACCACGGTCTAAATTGAAAAAGCATCGAGATGGTATATTGATTGGTTCTGGTTGTGACAAAGGAGAAGTTTTTGAAGGTATGATGCAAAAATCTCCTGAAGAAGTAGAAGAAATCGCCAAGTTTTACGACTATCTAGAAGTACAACCTCTTGGAAACTATGCACATTTAATTGAAAGAGAACTCGTACAAAATGAGCTCGCATTGAAAGAGATCGTAACGAACATTGTGAAGCTAGGAGAAAAGTTAGATAAACCAGTAGTTGCAACTGGTAATGTTCATTATTTGAATGAAACGGATAAGATCTATCGGAAAATTCTTATAGGTAGCCAAGGTAATGCGAATCCCTTAAACCGTCAAAAGCATCCCAATGTACATTTCAGAACGACAAATGAAATGCTAGCCGAGTTCGACTTCCTGGGAGAAGACGTTGCGAAGCAAATCGTAGTAAAATCTCCTCAACAAATAGCAAATCAAATTGAGGTAGTAAAGCCTATTCCTGATGATTTATATACACCTAAAATTGAAGGTGCTGATGATGAAGTTAGGAATATGAGTTATGATATGGCGCGCAGTATATATGGTGATGATCTTCCACAGTTAGTTGAAGATCGACTTGAAAAAGAATTGAAGAGTATTATCGGGCATGGATTTGCGGTCATTTATCTCATCTCTCATAAACTTGTAAAGAAATCTCTTAATGACGGTTACTTAGTAGGTTCACGTGGATCAGTAGGATCTTCTTTCGTAGCCACAATGACAGAAATTACAGAAGTAAATCCATTGCCACCACACTATGTTTGTCCAACATGTAAAGAATCGATCTTTTTTGATGATGGGTCAGTAGGTTCTGGGTTTGATCTGCCTGATAAAGAATGCGAGAAGTGTGGGGTAGAATATACGAAAGATGGACATGATATCCCGTTTGAGACTTTCCTAGGTTTTAAGGGTGATAAAGTACCCGATATAGATTTGAACTTCTCAGGGGAATATCAACCACGTGCGCATAACTATACGAAAGAACTGTTTGGAGAAGATTACGTATATAGAGCGGGGACTATCGGGACGGTAGCAGAAAAAACGGCCTATGGGTTCGTAAAAGGATATGCTTCGGATTACGACCTGCATTATCGTTCTGCAGAAATCGACCGACTTGTCAGCGGTTGTACGGGAGTTAAACGAACGACAGGACAACATCCAGGTGGAATTATCGTTGTACCAGATTACATGGACATCTTTGACTTTTGTCCGATCCAGTTCCCAGCAGATGATAAGAAATCAGAGTGGAAAACGACTCACTTTGATTTCCATTCAATACATGACAATCTATTAAAGTTGGATATTCTAGGACACGATGACCCTACTGTAATTAGAATGCTACAAGATTTGAGTGGCATCGATCCCAAAACGATCCCAACGGACGATACAGAAGTGATGAAGTTGTTTAGTGGGACCGAGTCCTTAGGTGTTTCTGAAGAGCAAATCCTTTGCAAAACAGGGACATATGGAATACCGGAATTTGGTACCCGATTCGTGAGACAGATGCTTGAGGATACGAAGCCGAGTACATTTTCTGAGTTAGTGCAAATATCAGGTCTATCACATGGTACGGACGTTTGGCTAAACAACGCGAATGAATTAATTGCAAATGGTACATGCGTCCTGAAAGATGTAATTGGTTGTCGTGATGATATTATGGTGTATTTAATCTACAAAGGTCTTGAACCCTCTCTTGCGTTTAAAATCATGGAGTTCGTTCGTAAAGGTAAAGGTTTACAAGACGAGTGGATCGACGAAATGAAGAAGCACAACGTTCCGGATTGGTATATAGAATCGTGTAAGAAGATTAAATATATGTTCCCTAAAGCCCATGCTGCAGCCTATGTATTAATGGCAGTACGCATCGCCTATTTCAAAGTACATCACCCGATTTTGTTTTACGCAGCATACTTTACCGTAAGGGCTGATGATTTCGATCTTGAAAGTATGGTCAGAGGATCAACATCCATTAAAAACCGCATTGATGAAATCAATCAAAAAGGACTAGACGCTTCACCTAAAGAGAAAAGTTTAATGACGGTGTTAGAATTAGCCCTTGAAATGTGTGAGCGAGGATTCGGATTTAATAAAGTAGATTTATACCGCTCCTCTGCTTCTGAATTCATTGTTGATGGTGATCAATTGATCCCGCCATTTAATGCAATCCCGGGATTAGGAACAAATGCGGCTATTAACATAGTCAAAGCTCGAGAAAATGGTGAGTTCCTATCTAAAGAAGATCTTCAGCAAAGAAGTAAAATCTCAAAGACGGTTCTACAATACCTGGATGACCAAGGATGCTTAGAAGGTCTGCCAGATGCAAACCAACTCTCTCTGTTCTAG
- a CDS encoding proline--tRNA ligase — translation MRQSNLYIPTLREVPADAEAKSHQLLVRAGFIRQSVSGVYSFLPLGRKVLKKVESIIREEMDEIGSQEVLMPALQPSELWEESGRWQTYGPELMRLNDRHDRTFALGATHEELITSLVRDEVKSYKRLPMVMYQIQAKFRDEKRPRFGLLRGREFIMKDAYTFDMDYEGLDENYDKIFNAYKKIFERCNLNFRAVIADSGAMGGKDTHEFMVLADIGEDTIAYSNESDFAANIEMAPVNIRYNKKEEASRDLKKVETVDQKTIQDVSDYLNVSTSDCIKAILWMVDEKPVLVLARGDHEINDIKVKNVLDAEVVELASEEQTKHYLGCETGYLGPIGISSDVQIIADHAVASIVNGVCGANERDTHYQYVNPERDFEVDLYEDLRFIQEGDPSPDGKGTITFAKGIEVGHVFKLGTKYSESLGANILDQNGKSTPIIMGSYGIGVSRTMAAVVEQMHDDNGIVWPTSLSPFDAHVICVNPKNDAQSELGERLYKKLKEKRFDVLYDDRKERAGVKFTDADLIGVPVQIIIGKRADEGIVEVKDRRTSEKQEMAISEIEAYIEQYYSNER, via the coding sequence ATGAGACAAAGTAATTTATATATTCCTACATTAAGAGAAGTTCCAGCTGATGCTGAAGCAAAAAGTCATCAATTACTAGTAAGAGCAGGTTTTATTCGTCAAAGTGTATCAGGTGTTTATTCGTTTCTACCATTAGGACGTAAAGTATTAAAGAAAGTTGAGTCTATTATCCGTGAAGAGATGGACGAGATTGGTTCACAAGAAGTGCTAATGCCTGCTCTTCAACCATCTGAATTATGGGAAGAGTCAGGTAGATGGCAAACCTATGGCCCAGAGTTGATGAGACTGAATGATCGTCATGACCGGACATTTGCTCTTGGAGCAACCCATGAAGAACTAATAACAAGCCTTGTTCGAGATGAAGTAAAATCATATAAACGACTTCCGATGGTTATGTATCAAATCCAAGCGAAATTCAGAGATGAAAAGAGACCTAGATTCGGTTTGTTGAGAGGTAGAGAATTCATCATGAAGGACGCATACACCTTTGATATGGATTATGAAGGATTAGATGAAAATTATGATAAAATTTTCAACGCTTACAAAAAAATCTTTGAACGCTGCAACTTGAATTTCAGAGCGGTCATTGCGGATTCTGGAGCAATGGGTGGAAAGGATACGCATGAGTTTATGGTCCTTGCTGATATCGGAGAAGATACAATAGCGTATTCTAACGAATCAGATTTTGCGGCTAATATTGAAATGGCTCCTGTCAACATCCGGTATAATAAGAAAGAAGAAGCATCTCGTGATCTCAAAAAAGTTGAGACGGTTGATCAGAAAACGATACAAGATGTTTCAGATTACCTAAACGTTTCAACATCAGATTGTATAAAGGCTATCCTATGGATGGTAGACGAAAAGCCAGTACTCGTATTAGCTCGTGGTGATCATGAAATTAATGACATTAAGGTGAAAAACGTTTTGGATGCAGAAGTTGTTGAGCTTGCTTCTGAAGAGCAAACAAAACATTACCTCGGTTGTGAAACAGGTTATCTCGGTCCGATCGGTATATCATCTGATGTTCAGATCATTGCAGATCACGCAGTAGCATCAATTGTAAATGGTGTTTGTGGTGCAAACGAACGAGATACACATTATCAATATGTTAATCCTGAAAGGGATTTTGAAGTCGATCTGTACGAAGATCTACGGTTCATCCAAGAAGGAGATCCATCTCCAGATGGCAAAGGCACGATTACATTCGCAAAAGGTATCGAGGTTGGTCATGTCTTTAAACTCGGAACGAAATATAGTGAGTCATTAGGTGCGAACATTCTTGATCAGAACGGAAAGTCAACACCAATAATTATGGGTTCTTACGGAATTGGGGTTTCTCGAACGATGGCTGCTGTTGTCGAGCAGATGCATGACGATAACGGAATTGTTTGGCCAACTTCACTTTCGCCATTTGATGCTCATGTCATTTGTGTCAATCCGAAGAATGATGCGCAGTCTGAACTAGGTGAACGACTATATAAAAAGTTGAAAGAGAAACGTTTCGATGTTTTATATGATGACCGCAAAGAAAGAGCGGGCGTAAAGTTTACAGACGCAGATTTGATCGGTGTCCCTGTTCAAATAATCATTGGTAAACGTGCTGATGAAGGCATAGTTGAAGTAAAAGACCGTAGAACGAGTGAGAAACAGGAAATGGCTATTTCTGAAATAGAAGCTTATATCGAACAATATTATTCGAATGAACGATAA
- a CDS encoding 1-deoxy-D-xylulose-5-phosphate reductoisomerase, protein MKYISVLGATGSIGTQTFEVVRSHPEEFRITSFSFGSNIRIGKELIEEFQPKFVSVATKETAEELKRTIQHPCLVYYGEEGLLEVASDPDSTILVNAVMGSIGLIPTLAAIDEGKTIALANKETLVTAGHIVMDRARRNQVDILPVDSEHSAIYQCLNGEKKEEMSKMILTASGGSFRDKSRQDLQGVTVKEALNHPNWSMGSKITIDSATMMNKGLEVIEAHWFFDTPYDDIEVVLHRESVIHSMVEFLDGSIIAHLGTPDMKVPIQYALTHPERLDVQGGKRLNLVDIGTLHFEKMDTKRFPCLAYAFEAGRTGGTMPTVLNAANEAAVDAFLKGMISFLEIEKCIESAMNRHEVIRKPSLDEIYEVDRTTRHFVQTLNV, encoded by the coding sequence ATGAAGTATATTAGTGTGCTCGGTGCGACTGGTTCGATTGGAACACAAACATTTGAAGTGGTCCGTTCACATCCAGAGGAATTTAGAATCACTTCTTTTTCTTTCGGTTCAAACATCCGAATTGGGAAAGAATTAATAGAAGAGTTTCAACCAAAATTTGTATCTGTTGCTACAAAGGAAACTGCAGAAGAATTAAAAAGGACTATCCAACACCCATGTCTCGTATACTATGGGGAAGAAGGGTTACTAGAGGTCGCCTCAGACCCTGACTCCACTATTCTCGTCAATGCAGTGATGGGTAGCATCGGACTGATTCCTACATTAGCCGCAATTGATGAAGGGAAAACAATTGCACTCGCAAATAAAGAAACGTTAGTTACCGCGGGTCACATCGTTATGGACCGTGCACGACGTAATCAAGTGGATATCCTACCTGTAGACAGCGAACATTCTGCAATTTACCAATGTCTCAACGGTGAGAAGAAAGAAGAAATGTCGAAAATGATCTTAACTGCTTCAGGGGGCAGTTTCCGTGATAAAAGTAGACAAGACTTACAGGGGGTAACGGTAAAAGAGGCATTAAATCATCCTAATTGGTCTATGGGATCTAAAATTACGATAGACTCAGCAACAATGATGAATAAAGGGCTTGAGGTCATTGAGGCTCATTGGTTCTTTGACACTCCTTATGATGATATTGAGGTCGTTCTCCATCGAGAAAGTGTGATACATTCAATGGTAGAATTTTTGGATGGGAGTATAATCGCTCATTTAGGCACACCTGATATGAAGGTACCTATTCAATATGCTTTGACTCATCCTGAACGTCTTGATGTTCAAGGTGGGAAAAGGTTAAACTTAGTAGATATTGGTACTTTGCACTTTGAAAAAATGGATACAAAAAGGTTCCCGTGCCTTGCGTATGCTTTTGAAGCAGGGAGAACCGGTGGTACAATGCCGACTGTATTAAATGCTGCCAATGAGGCAGCTGTAGATGCATTCTTAAAGGGAATGATTTCATTCCTTGAAATTGAAAAGTGTATAGAGAGCGCTATGAATCGTCATGAAGTGATTAGAAAGCCTTCACTTGATGAGATTTATGAAGTAGATCGAACAACACGTCATTTTGTACAAACACTTAATGTGTAA
- the frr gene encoding ribosome recycling factor, which yields MPKTIIQQAEEKMTKAVSAYKRELGTLRAGRANPSLLDRVTVDYYGAPTPLNQMAGISVPEARLLLIQPYDKSIIGDIEKAIQKAELGLTPSNDGDVIRISIPALTEERRKELVKLVKKYTEEGKVAVRNIRRDANDDLKKLEKNGEMTEDELRRYNDEVQKLTDRFVGEIDSIAADKEKEIMEV from the coding sequence ATGCCAAAAACAATCATTCAACAAGCAGAAGAAAAAATGACGAAAGCAGTTAGTGCTTACAAAAGAGAGCTAGGGACGCTTAGGGCTGGTAGAGCTAATCCATCTTTATTAGATCGAGTAACAGTTGATTATTATGGTGCACCTACTCCGTTGAATCAAATGGCTGGCATCTCTGTACCCGAAGCAAGATTATTGTTAATCCAACCTTATGATAAATCGATCATTGGAGATATTGAAAAGGCTATTCAAAAAGCTGAGCTTGGTTTAACACCTTCTAATGATGGTGATGTCATCCGTATTTCTATTCCGGCTTTGACAGAAGAGCGTCGTAAAGAGCTTGTCAAACTCGTTAAGAAATATACAGAAGAAGGAAAAGTGGCTGTGAGAAATATTCGCAGAGATGCAAATGATGATTTAAAGAAGCTCGAAAAGAATGGCGAAATGACAGAAGATGAATTACGTCGTTATAATGACGAAGTTCAAAAGCTAACAGATCGCTTTGTTGGAGAAATTGATTCAATCGCTGCAGACAAAGAAAAAGAAATCATGGAAGTATAA
- a CDS encoding isoprenyl transferase produces the protein MLNKLTNLTKLNKNSTEEVQLDLSRVPNHVAVIMDGNGRWAKKRGLPRIAGHREGMKVVRKVVKRANQIGVKALTMYAFSTENWKRPKPEVEFIMKLPEQFLLTYLPELIEENVQVRIMGEKEGIPSYTLKAVHEAVERTKMNNGLILNFALNYGSRYEITQAVKRLSSDIEQGKFTSEEVDEQKLGSYMMSNEIGDPELLIRTSGELRLSNFMLWQLAYTELWFTDIYWPDFKETDLDQAIYDYQNRGRRFGGV, from the coding sequence ATGCTGAATAAGCTTACGAATTTAACAAAATTGAATAAAAACTCAACTGAAGAAGTTCAATTAGACTTGAGCCGTGTCCCTAATCATGTAGCGGTGATTATGGATGGTAACGGTAGGTGGGCAAAGAAGAGAGGATTACCACGGATTGCAGGACATCGAGAAGGTATGAAAGTCGTTCGTAAGGTTGTCAAACGAGCAAACCAAATAGGGGTTAAGGCTTTAACGATGTATGCATTTTCAACAGAGAATTGGAAACGACCTAAACCTGAAGTTGAATTTATTATGAAGTTACCTGAGCAATTTTTATTAACTTATTTACCAGAATTAATTGAAGAAAACGTTCAGGTGCGCATTATGGGTGAGAAAGAAGGGATTCCTTCCTACACACTGAAAGCTGTTCACGAAGCGGTAGAGAGAACGAAGATGAACAATGGTTTAATATTAAATTTTGCATTAAATTATGGAAGTAGATATGAAATTACACAAGCGGTCAAACGACTGTCCTCAGACATTGAACAAGGTAAGTTTACTTCAGAGGAAGTAGATGAACAAAAGCTAGGCTCTTATATGATGTCAAATGAAATAGGTGACCCTGAATTATTGATTCGTACGAGTGGTGAACTTCGCTTAAGCAATTTTATGCTATGGCAGCTTGCTTACACGGAATTGTGGTTCACAGACATTTACTGGCCAGATTTTAAGGAAACTGATCTTGATCAAGCGATATACGATTATCAAAATAGAGGCAGAAGGTTTGGTGGGGTGTAA
- a CDS encoding phosphatidate cytidylyltransferase codes for MKVRIITGVLAALIFLPIVFIGGVWFYSIMALLAAIGLKELLRMKDIHIKQVPGLISLAMVIVLVIPKDFFDLSFDLSTIKINTIIIGLFALLTWTVITKNQFTFEDTSFVILSSLYVGIGFLYFNETRALENGVSSLFFVLFIVWATDSGAYFFGKSFGKRKLWPVISPNKTIEGSIGGLVSGILLAVIFQSFFPIYSTFIIAVVAAIVIGIFGQIGDLVESAFKRHYEVKDSGTILPGHGGILDRFDSILFVLPILHLVQLLA; via the coding sequence ATGAAAGTTCGTATTATTACTGGAGTCCTTGCAGCACTAATATTCTTACCGATTGTTTTCATTGGTGGGGTATGGTTCTATAGTATTATGGCATTGTTAGCTGCAATCGGATTGAAAGAGTTACTTAGAATGAAGGACATCCATATCAAGCAAGTTCCGGGATTAATTTCACTAGCTATGGTGATTGTTCTTGTAATTCCGAAGGATTTTTTTGATCTTTCATTTGATCTAAGTACAATTAAGATTAACACAATTATTATAGGGCTATTTGCATTGCTCACATGGACTGTCATTACAAAGAATCAATTTACGTTTGAGGATACGAGTTTTGTAATATTATCAAGTCTATACGTAGGAATTGGATTTCTCTATTTTAATGAAACGAGAGCACTTGAAAACGGCGTGAGTAGTTTGTTTTTCGTTTTATTTATCGTATGGGCAACGGACTCAGGAGCGTATTTCTTTGGAAAATCGTTTGGCAAGCGTAAATTGTGGCCAGTGATCAGCCCAAATAAAACTATAGAAGGCTCTATCGGTGGTTTGGTGTCAGGAATCTTACTAGCCGTTATATTTCAAAGCTTCTTTCCGATATACTCAACTTTCATTATTGCTGTTGTAGCAGCAATTGTTATTGGTATATTCGGTCAAATTGGTGATTTAGTGGAATCTGCCTTCAAAAGACATTATGAAGTAAAAGATTCTGGCACGATTTTACCTGGTCATGGTGGGATTTTGGATCGTTTTGATAGTATTTTGTTTGTACTACCGATCTTGCATCTCGTTCAATTGTTGGCATAG
- the rseP gene encoding RIP metalloprotease RseP: MNTIISIIIIFGALVFFHELGHLLLAKRAGILCREFAIGFGPKIFSSKKGETLYTIRLLPLGGFVRMAGEDPEGIELKPGAQVGLLFNEEGKVTRIIANQLSRYPDAKVVTVEKADLERDLVIKGHVNDELTESFSIHPEAEYVQDGMPMQIAPYNRQFGSKSLWDRFLAIFAGPFMNFLLAFVLLTVYALTQGIPVDQAELGKLDPKGAAQQAGLEEGDQVLSVDGEAVNTWRELVTVIQKNPNEELQFTIQREGSTQNVTVKPEEREGQDGKAEGFIGVYMPTEVSVLGSLGYGVEKTGDLTMAIIQALGQLVTGQIAFDNLSGPVGIYNYTGQVADEGVFVLLQWAAFLSINLGIFNLLPLPALDGGRLTFLAIEGIRGKPLDPQKEGLVHFIGFALLMLLMIVVTWNDIHKFFIN; the protein is encoded by the coding sequence ATGAACACAATTATTTCAATTATTATCATCTTCGGAGCGTTAGTATTTTTCCATGAACTTGGACATTTACTACTTGCTAAACGCGCAGGTATCCTCTGTCGCGAATTTGCAATTGGCTTCGGTCCGAAAATTTTCTCATCTAAGAAAGGTGAGACGCTGTATACGATTCGTCTTTTACCATTAGGTGGATTTGTTCGCATGGCAGGTGAAGATCCAGAAGGTATTGAATTAAAGCCAGGTGCGCAAGTTGGATTGCTCTTTAATGAAGAGGGTAAAGTCACGCGCATTATCGCAAATCAACTCTCTAGATATCCTGATGCTAAAGTTGTTACGGTTGAGAAAGCGGACTTAGAACGTGATTTAGTTATTAAGGGACATGTTAATGATGAGTTGACTGAATCCTTTTCAATTCATCCAGAAGCTGAATATGTTCAAGATGGAATGCCAATGCAGATTGCACCATACAACCGACAGTTTGGTTCTAAATCTCTTTGGGACAGATTCTTAGCGATCTTTGCAGGACCATTTATGAATTTCTTACTCGCATTTGTATTGTTGACTGTTTATGCTCTAACACAGGGTATTCCGGTCGATCAAGCTGAGTTAGGTAAGCTTGATCCAAAAGGAGCAGCACAACAAGCTGGCTTGGAAGAAGGAGACCAAGTACTCTCAGTTGACGGTGAAGCGGTCAACACTTGGAGAGAACTTGTTACAGTCATTCAAAAAAATCCTAATGAAGAGCTGCAATTTACAATACAACGAGAAGGAAGTACACAGAACGTAACGGTAAAACCTGAAGAAAGAGAAGGTCAGGATGGAAAAGCAGAAGGATTTATTGGTGTGTATATGCCGACTGAAGTCTCTGTCCTAGGTTCTCTTGGTTATGGAGTTGAAAAGACTGGCGATCTCACGATGGCCATCATTCAAGCGCTAGGACAGCTTGTTACAGGTCAGATTGCATTCGATAACTTATCTGGTCCAGTAGGTATTTATAATTATACGGGGCAAGTTGCGGATGAGGGTGTATTCGTACTGTTACAATGGGCTGCATTCTTAAGTATTAACTTAGGGATCTTCAATTTATTGCCTTTACCAGCGTTGGATGGTGGACGATTAACTTTCTTAGCAATCGAAGGGATTCGAGGAAAGCCTCTTGACCCGCAAAAAGAAGGATTGGTTCACTTTATTGGATTTGCATTGTTAATGCTGTTAATGATTGTTGTAACATGGAATGATATTCACAAGTTCTTCATTAATTGA